A single window of Methanomassiliicoccus sp. DNA harbors:
- a CDS encoding NYN domain-containing protein, with amino-acid sequence MTTVGIYVDGPNMERGLYTSGDHDLLERVGSLLMEHAQTLGEVTEAKVFLDEATLWRSQKTREDYELNGFYFQESKSFKRVDSRTGAFSFGKSLTDPSMHCALVDRLHDQDCPDIMILVTGDKDITIVLDYIHDHERRAEVVGEANSLSAFLVAKCESFGFGCHVLQLLARSSKLMQGSPASQIKADVKRCDDLRVTDEGGKPMSTHKYMQYRNDRSNQRNPNNIAFWRSRGFRERPADWEERLDQERKKE; translated from the coding sequence ATGACCACGGTGGGCATCTACGTGGACGGGCCCAATATGGAGCGGGGGCTGTACACCTCGGGCGACCACGACCTGCTAGAGCGGGTGGGCAGCCTGCTCATGGAGCATGCTCAAACCCTTGGCGAGGTGACCGAGGCCAAGGTCTTCCTGGACGAGGCGACCCTATGGAGGTCGCAGAAGACCCGTGAGGACTACGAGCTCAATGGCTTCTACTTTCAGGAGAGCAAGTCGTTCAAGCGAGTGGACTCCAGGACCGGAGCGTTCTCCTTCGGCAAGAGCTTGACGGACCCGTCTATGCACTGCGCCCTGGTCGATCGGCTGCACGATCAGGACTGTCCGGACATCATGATCTTGGTCACCGGGGACAAAGACATCACCATTGTACTCGACTACATCCATGATCACGAGAGGAGGGCCGAAGTGGTGGGGGAGGCCAACTCCCTGTCGGCGTTCTTGGTCGCCAAGTGCGAGTCCTTCGGCTTCGGATGCCACGTGCTACAGCTCCTGGCGCGGAGCAGCAAGCTGATGCAGGGATCCCCCGCCTCTCAGATAAAGGCCGATGTCAAGCGGTGCGATGATCTCAGGGTGACCGATGAGGGCGGAAAGCCGATGAGCACCCACAAGTACATGCAGTACCGCAACGACCGCTCGAACCAAAGAAACCCCAACAACATTGCCTTCTGGCGATCGCGGGGCTTCCGGGAGCGCCCAGCCGACTGGGAGGAAAGGCTGGATCAGGAGCGTAAGAAAGAGTGA
- a CDS encoding MMPL family transporter, giving the protein MLDRLANMIVKHPKAIVVFWIAVLLISIPAMMQLNSVVSYQITDGASSSYESLKAQDIIDENFQTAVANGTAFIVLQSDNVTDAEIRDYVLALQERIESSKDITYFGNISSIYSVSDLVIAGYVQQLGPNLYSAETQVNTSAFLLYGIPYIYEQNWAYIHSTYPSYTTAQVDGAAYAATGQYLEQALATADASNKTMANGYYHAFTGVWNATAASPTLSSDPMARANYSISMVAPTFISQLPSEYQPVMNATLSSFNLQMFSNPEVVKSAVHSFTLNLVSQKAGITNMTFLQDIYNLGPTYDAAKVNEYAHSVMTNGTLSSYPVQIPATYLSSFVASNNHTMLVMVGFTVDANYVTDDGDKPLLDDVKVIRNIVSDLNSAQHSSITTYVTGDAAISSDMKSSSERDLAIIEPLTIIIIIVLMGIMFRSVLAQWIPLGAVAIAIGISEALVFFIGTYVANVMYFVTTLLVTVLLGVGTDYSIFLMTRYKEERIKGATREQAVHTAVTWAGESILTSGATVIIAFLAMSTASYSMVQTMGLILGLAIVVALLVALTLVPSLIMVFGNRIFWPNNGQRWKRYCEKYNQKKAAGNRGYFHRAASNAVKYSKIIVIVAILASLPAAYIYATAETSFDFIGSIGSSESTDGLHALSQDFGAGLIMPTYVVMDSSDVTIYNGTGLNMQYMDAVENITATIAANHEVQSITSPTRPYGELVDYHNFSGLSAEIQQKILSMVGTNNQTVLITVTLTDEPMSTASVNLMPTLRDELNNAVGNESILSGTQILVGGQSAVIHDLSVDMNHQFTFIETLVVIGIFIVLMLVLGSVLLPAFAVVSIALSIAWSFAATYFVFGVWMDVPLLFLVPLILFVMLMGIGMDYNVFILTRIREEAHKGKGTNDAVIDAVEATGGIITALALIMAGAFGSLMLSTNTMLQEFGFALAFAVLCDAMIVRTYIVPAAMSLMGEKAWWAPGRLQRVGKREKLDKKEGPKDVQ; this is encoded by the coding sequence ATGTTGGACAGATTGGCTAACATGATCGTCAAACATCCCAAGGCCATCGTGGTCTTCTGGATAGCTGTCCTGTTGATCTCCATTCCAGCCATGATGCAATTGAACAGCGTCGTGAGCTACCAGATCACAGACGGGGCATCTTCCAGCTACGAGTCCTTGAAGGCTCAAGACATAATAGATGAAAATTTCCAGACGGCCGTAGCCAATGGTACGGCATTCATCGTGTTGCAGTCGGATAATGTGACCGATGCGGAGATAAGAGATTACGTACTTGCTCTCCAGGAACGGATCGAGTCGTCCAAGGACATCACATATTTTGGCAACATATCTTCGATCTACTCGGTCTCTGACCTGGTCATTGCCGGATATGTCCAACAACTGGGTCCGAACCTGTACTCGGCCGAGACCCAGGTGAATACCAGTGCATTCCTGCTCTACGGAATACCTTACATCTATGAGCAGAACTGGGCATACATCCATTCGACCTACCCGAGCTATACGACGGCCCAGGTCGACGGCGCCGCATACGCGGCGACCGGCCAATACCTAGAGCAAGCTCTGGCGACGGCCGATGCCTCCAACAAGACCATGGCCAACGGATACTATCATGCCTTCACTGGCGTGTGGAATGCCACCGCGGCCTCCCCGACCCTGTCGTCAGATCCGATGGCCCGCGCTAACTATTCTATCAGCATGGTGGCGCCCACATTCATATCCCAGCTCCCTTCCGAGTATCAGCCGGTAATGAACGCGACCCTGAGCAGCTTCAACCTCCAGATGTTCTCGAACCCGGAGGTGGTTAAGTCGGCGGTCCACTCGTTCACATTGAATCTGGTAAGCCAGAAGGCCGGCATCACCAACATGACCTTCCTCCAGGACATCTACAATCTAGGGCCGACCTATGATGCGGCCAAGGTGAACGAGTACGCCCATTCCGTCATGACCAACGGCACGCTGTCCTCGTACCCGGTGCAGATCCCGGCGACCTACCTATCCAGCTTTGTGGCCTCCAATAACCACACCATGCTGGTCATGGTCGGGTTCACCGTTGATGCGAACTACGTTACGGATGATGGGGACAAGCCGCTACTGGACGATGTGAAGGTCATAAGAAACATCGTCTCCGACCTCAATTCTGCACAACATTCCTCGATCACCACCTATGTCACTGGTGATGCGGCCATCTCTTCGGATATGAAATCCAGCTCTGAGAGGGACCTGGCGATCATCGAGCCCCTGACCATCATCATCATCATCGTGCTCATGGGCATCATGTTCCGCTCCGTTCTAGCCCAGTGGATCCCCCTGGGGGCGGTGGCGATCGCGATAGGCATCAGTGAGGCACTGGTGTTCTTCATAGGCACTTACGTCGCCAACGTGATGTACTTCGTGACAACTCTGCTGGTGACCGTCCTGCTTGGTGTGGGCACCGACTACTCCATATTCCTCATGACCCGTTACAAGGAAGAGCGGATCAAGGGGGCGACCAGGGAGCAGGCGGTACATACTGCGGTCACCTGGGCAGGGGAGTCCATTCTTACTAGCGGGGCCACGGTCATCATCGCCTTCCTGGCAATGTCGACCGCTTCGTATTCCATGGTCCAGACGATGGGGCTCATCCTAGGCCTGGCCATCGTCGTTGCGCTGTTGGTCGCGCTGACCCTGGTGCCGTCCCTGATCATGGTCTTCGGCAACCGCATCTTCTGGCCGAACAACGGCCAGAGATGGAAGAGGTACTGCGAAAAGTACAACCAGAAGAAGGCGGCAGGCAATCGTGGCTACTTCCACCGGGCCGCATCGAATGCCGTGAAGTATTCCAAGATCATCGTCATCGTGGCGATCCTTGCGTCGTTACCGGCAGCCTACATATACGCGACCGCCGAGACCAGCTTCGATTTCATCGGCAGCATAGGCTCGAGCGAGAGTACGGATGGTCTGCACGCACTGTCTCAGGACTTCGGTGCAGGCCTCATCATGCCCACCTATGTGGTCATGGACTCTTCGGACGTCACCATCTACAATGGGACCGGATTGAACATGCAGTATATGGACGCGGTAGAGAACATAACCGCGACCATAGCAGCGAATCATGAAGTGCAGTCAATCACCAGCCCGACCCGGCCGTACGGGGAGCTGGTCGACTACCACAATTTCTCCGGCCTATCGGCAGAGATACAGCAAAAAATACTGTCGATGGTGGGCACCAACAATCAGACCGTACTCATCACCGTGACGCTGACCGATGAGCCGATGAGCACTGCCTCGGTCAACCTGATGCCGACCCTGAGGGACGAGCTGAACAATGCGGTAGGGAACGAATCGATACTGTCCGGAACGCAGATATTGGTGGGAGGACAGAGCGCCGTCATCCATGATCTCAGCGTGGATATGAACCACCAGTTCACCTTCATCGAGACCCTGGTGGTCATCGGGATCTTCATCGTCCTGATGCTGGTCCTTGGATCCGTACTGCTGCCGGCGTTCGCGGTGGTCTCCATCGCCTTGAGCATTGCCTGGTCCTTCGCTGCGACCTACTTCGTGTTCGGGGTGTGGATGGACGTTCCGCTGCTGTTCCTAGTGCCCTTGATCCTGTTCGTCATGCTCATGGGGATAGGGATGGACTACAACGTGTTCATTCTCACCCGCATACGGGAGGAAGCCCACAAAGGGAAGGGCACCAATGACGCAGTCATAGACGCCGTGGAAGCCACCGGCGGCATAATCACCGCCCTAGCGCTGATCATGGCTGGCGCCTTCGGCTCGTTGATGCTCTCTACCAACACCATGCTCCAGGAGTTCGGGTTCGCCCTTGCCTTCGCCGTTCTCTGCGATGCCATGATCGTCAGGACGTACATCGTCCCGGCGGCCATGTCCCTCATGGGAGAGAAGGCGTGGTGGGCTCCAGGCCGCCTGCAGCGCGTGGGCAAGCGGGAGAAGCTCGATAAGAAGGAGGGACCCAAGGACGTGCAGTAG
- a CDS encoding methyltransferase domain-containing protein — translation MDEVRVLPVDKERKMEDIRARFAEGSTSYDGRITRIIPRYSEMLDALISSVMPRWNRMPRVLDIGCGTGALSAAVLRSRPEAELTCLDMTKEMLDIARQRLSGHDNVGYVVADIHDFQLDGPYDAVVSSLALHHIGSDEEKKAIYRKVFDALRSGGCFYNADLVLASNDDLQEVYMAKWKEFMYRSFSHEEVDHAHITRYRQEDSPAKLVDHLRWMGDVGFRDLDVVWKYYNFAVYGGTK, via the coding sequence GTGGACGAAGTGAGGGTGCTGCCCGTGGACAAGGAACGAAAGATGGAGGACATCAGGGCCAGGTTCGCTGAGGGATCGACCAGTTATGACGGACGCATTACGAGGATCATTCCCCGCTACAGCGAGATGCTCGACGCCCTCATCTCGAGTGTAATGCCCCGATGGAACCGGATGCCCAGGGTGCTGGACATCGGCTGCGGGACGGGGGCTCTATCGGCCGCGGTGCTGAGATCGCGACCGGAGGCGGAACTGACCTGCCTAGACATGACCAAGGAGATGCTGGACATTGCCAGGCAGCGTTTGAGCGGCCATGATAACGTCGGGTACGTGGTCGCCGACATCCATGATTTCCAGCTCGACGGCCCATATGATGCGGTAGTGTCCTCACTGGCCCTTCATCACATCGGTTCCGACGAGGAGAAGAAAGCCATCTACCGCAAGGTCTTCGATGCCCTCCGGTCGGGGGGCTGCTTCTACAACGCGGACCTCGTTCTCGCCTCGAACGATGACCTGCAGGAAGTGTACATGGCGAAGTGGAAGGAATTCATGTACCGGAGCTTCTCCCACGAGGAGGTCGACCATGCGCATATCACCCGTTACCGCCAGGAGGACAGTCCGGCAAAGCTTGTCGATCACCTGAGATGGATGGGCGATGTCGGTTTCCGCGACTTGGACGTCGTCTGGAAGTACTACAACTTCGCGGTCTACGGCGGAACGAAGTAA
- a CDS encoding TetR/AcrR family transcriptional regulator, which produces MTNNIHGRLFIDKNDCNYYHSRVDTGEQLTMGRKIESIITKVREDKGRGRLVGLNEQRRNETTDRIICVSKELFARNGYAKTTTRQIAEAAGILNGSLFHLFPTKEDILKGVMVSIYNDALEEAEQYLKGNKDIIITVGYPAALELYAAYKDHRASELLFEAHSSWKVMNGLVDRSIDWMESRLNGFASDEEKERYRLDYIIIWGCLCALISECYHGQPRGFDPALRSILKVICSLNDISVEDADSVDAELIEILRNGKTVISKFDFK; this is translated from the coding sequence ATGACTAACAACATCCACGGTCGTCTATTCATCGACAAGAACGATTGCAACTATTATCACTCTCGGGTGGATACTGGAGAGCAGTTGACCATGGGCAGAAAGATCGAGTCAATAATCACCAAAGTTCGCGAGGATAAGGGCAGAGGCCGTCTGGTCGGTCTCAACGAGCAGCGCAGGAACGAGACCACGGATAGGATCATCTGTGTATCGAAGGAGCTTTTCGCAAGAAACGGCTATGCCAAGACAACGACCCGCCAGATCGCCGAGGCCGCGGGGATATTGAACGGTAGCCTATTCCATCTATTTCCAACGAAGGAGGATATCCTCAAAGGTGTGATGGTCAGCATCTATAATGATGCATTGGAGGAAGCGGAACAGTATCTCAAGGGCAACAAGGACATCATCATCACGGTGGGTTACCCTGCGGCTCTGGAGCTGTATGCTGCCTACAAGGACCATCGCGCTTCAGAACTGCTGTTCGAGGCCCATTCGTCATGGAAGGTGATGAACGGCCTTGTCGATCGCTCGATCGACTGGATGGAGAGCCGGCTGAACGGCTTCGCGTCCGATGAGGAGAAGGAAAGGTACAGGCTCGACTACATTATCATCTGGGGCTGTCTGTGCGCCCTGATCTCCGAGTGCTACCACGGCCAGCCCAGGGGTTTCGATCCAGCACTGCGGTCCATCCTCAAAGTCATCTGCTCCCTCAATGACATATCGGTCGAGGACGCCGATTCAGTCGACGCCGAGCTGATCGAGATACTCCGCAACGGGAAGACCGTGATAAGCAAGTTCGATTTCAAGTAG
- a CDS encoding antibiotic biosynthesis monooxygenase family protein — MTTGGSLFSMAIWDVKKGMEDEFVEAWRSFAEWTSRNRQGAMGVHLLRERAFPQRFVTIGPWQDLESMKAWRESGEFDEFFDRARKLCTEIRPMTLDTVAFINAVKAPAGR; from the coding sequence ATGACCACCGGAGGCAGCCTATTCTCGATGGCCATATGGGACGTCAAGAAGGGCATGGAAGACGAGTTCGTGGAGGCCTGGAGGTCGTTCGCGGAGTGGACGAGCAGGAACCGGCAGGGGGCGATGGGGGTCCACTTACTGAGGGAGCGGGCCTTCCCGCAGCGCTTCGTGACCATCGGGCCGTGGCAGGACCTGGAGAGCATGAAGGCGTGGAGGGAGAGCGGGGAGTTCGACGAGTTCTTCGATCGGGCCAGAAAACTGTGCACCGAGATAAGGCCGATGACTCTCGATACCGTGGCCTTCATCAACGCGGTCAAGGCTCCGGCCGGACGATAG
- a CDS encoding Rieske 2Fe-2S domain-containing protein, with the protein MPGSVVLKYPPMRYGTGDAVKMKVCLTTDLRPGQMINVDVLGRTVLVVNVEGTFHAMDGICSHGLADLSRGHLDGFIVECPRHAARYDVRDGKVVSGPVGVEGRALDLRSYPVTVDRDCVTVDL; encoded by the coding sequence GTGCCGGGGAGCGTCGTATTGAAGTATCCTCCGATGAGATATGGCACCGGTGACGCCGTGAAGATGAAGGTATGCCTGACCACCGACCTCCGACCTGGACAGATGATCAACGTGGACGTCCTAGGCCGCACGGTGCTGGTGGTCAACGTCGAGGGGACCTTCCACGCCATGGACGGGATATGCTCCCATGGCCTTGCCGACCTCTCCCGAGGACACTTGGACGGGTTCATCGTGGAGTGCCCCCGCCACGCCGCGCGGTATGATGTACGCGACGGCAAGGTGGTCAGCGGACCGGTGGGCGTGGAGGGGAGGGCTCTAGATCTACGTTCCTACCCAGTCACGGTGGACCGGGACTGCGTGACCGTGGACCTGTAG